The Theobroma cacao cultivar B97-61/B2 chromosome 2, Criollo_cocoa_genome_V2, whole genome shotgun sequence genome includes the window AGTTATTACTCTGCCAAAAGCTCTGCAATCTTCAAATGAACCTATCACTTATTCTCCTTTGCTCTCTATCTTCTCATCCAAATCACTTGTCTCTTCTTCAAAACCCAACATTTGCAAcaatctttcttctttggaaAATGCTTTGTCTCTCAAATGGAGGACTAGAGCTTCATTCTTTTCTAAAGGAAAAGACGTTCGGAGCCTCAAAGATGAGCTTTTCGATGCAATAGCACCTCTTGACCGTGGCGCTGAGGCTACCCGCGACGATCAAGAGCGTGTGGATCAGGTTTTGTGAGCCTTGGTTCGGTctatattttcattaatatgGATATCTTCTGATTCTGATTCCTGTTTTCAATCAGATAGCACGAAAACTAGAGGCTGTGAATGAGATCAAGGAGCCTCTCAATTCCACCTTGTTGAATGGGAAATGGGAGCTTTTATACACAACATCTCAGTCACTTTTGCAGACAAAGGTATTGTTTTGTTCATCCTCAGTTGGTCAATTTTCTCAACTTGTTCTTCGTGTTTGTTTGCTCCCATTCACCAATTgtgtttcttattttatttttctgccATCTGTTTGTTTCATATCTATCTTGTTTCTGTGACAGAGGCCAAAATTCTTAAGACCCAATGGCAAAATCTTCCAGGCAATCAATCTGGATACTCTTCGGGCTCAAAATTTGGAAACCTCGCCATTCTTTAATCAGGTGATTACTGATTGCTATTCCATTCAACTGGTCATGGTGATGGGGTGATCACTTGTAACCTTACCATTCGAACTAAGAActgaaaaggcaaaaaaagTTGAGGAATTCCTTATAAAGGAGTGGTCTGTTTTAGCAATTTGAGAAAAACTAATAGATCACACACTGCCTGATCATTTGAATGTAAAACCAACTGAGTTACAGGACCTGTTAACAATTTATCAGCAGGAAATATCTTAAGTacaatttagatgtctaaataCATGTCTGATTGTATTTTTCCTACAAACTGCTATGTATTGCATTACAAACCGAATACAATTTGTCTGTTTTACAGAATTTGTTGAGTGTCAATCTTGAAACATGTTTGTAAATTGAGATGCTGTTTGATGCTCAAGTATCAAGTTTCATTTTGGTATGTCAATCTCGTTGCAGGCCACTGCTAATTTAGTTCCTCTAAATGCAAGAAGGGTGGCTGTTAAATTCGACTATTTCAGAATTGCTGGTCTGGTATGTGATACATATATTGCTGTTCTTGAACATTCCAAGTTTCTATGCGGTTATATTCGCAGGCTTAATTACCTCTGATCAGGCCTAAAACAATGATATATGAAGATAATTTCCTCTTCATTTCATAACCATATATAAATCTAGAATAACAATATGTGTGTTTCTTGATTAGTGACCAAGAAATTTTTACTGCTGGTTGTGAATGGGTGAGAAATCCATCAGTTGTTTCAATAAACTGTAAAGAAGGCTTTTCTGGTTTTGGCCTTTGAGGAATATTATAGTTTGTTCCAGCAAATTTTGATTGCTCATAAATTGTTttagaagaagagaaaatctTGATCTATCGAACCCAAAGCTCTAATACCATGTTAGCTTCTGACTTCAGCTCTGGCATACGGGAAGGGAGTGTGAAATCTTGCCATCAtgggaagaaagaaacaaaagaaatgttAAAACACTCTCCATTGATGTAGTTCTAGAATTAACAAgcttttatcatcaaatggttaGTCATATCCATTGAGCTAACAGGGGAGATTGGATAGTAATGGAGCTGATCTCAAACTGATAAAACAATGAGAAAGTTAATATGCCAATAGTAAATTGTTGCCTTGCTCTCTGGTGTGGTCATGTTCTCTGGTACTTTGCAGATACCAGTTAAATTCCATGGAAGTGGACGTGGTCAGTTGGAAATCACATACTTGGATGAGGAGTTACGGTAAGTACTTTCAAGATATTAAGTATGCTTTATGTCATTTAATGCCAATGTATTGTCCGAACTAGAAGGTTCTGAATGCGAGTGAACCATTAGGCTAACAGTAATACGTCggtatcattttcatcaactgTCAAGTGTTATCCTCAAGCTGCTTCAACAACCAACAAATGATCTACGTTTAGTTATGTTTTTCCATGTCTGTAGGATGTCACGAGGTGACAGAGGGAACTTGTTCCTACTGAAAATGGTGGATCCATTTTACCGGGTCCCTCTCTAGCTGCTACAAAAGGCTAAAATGGCCGAGACATGTGGATATAATGTAATAGCATATACAAAGAGTTGGTTGGCGACAAAGGAATTCCCATCTGTACTCGAATAAACTGGACTGCCTGATCCTTGAGTCAATAATGTAAGTTGTTCTGCAATCAGAGTAACATTTAAACAGATTGAACAGGCTATGAATGATTCCAAATACCATTGCAGACCATCACTTTCactgaaatatatatatgtataaacgTATGATTCATGCAAAATTGTATGACGCAACCACTGCgattttattattgttgttgGTCTTATCATTGTCTCGTGAAAAGTTTGTGACTCGACCATACATGAATTGCTGGTGAAGCTTGCAATGGACAAAGATCCAAGTTCAGACAAGAGACTAATTTGCAGTTACTGTTTCAATTCCAAGGCTTGGAGTGCATTTCGGaaaattttcagcagcttAGCCCTGCAGATGAAGAACATTAACGATCATCAAACCCTTCCTTTCTGCCCGATCTCTAATGCTATCTTTTCGTGATACTAAGCAccccaaaattttcattggaaagctaaaacagaaaaaaaagtggaattaatgatttaatataaCAGTAATTTGCAAGTCTATTGAgggagaattttttttttttaagtaaaagatGGAGAAAGAAGGAATTGTGGGCTTgagttggttttttttttttttaattcacaggcaattattaattgatattaataattatttcatttatgtcagatgaatataaaataataaattaatttttaattaataataattaatcaatcttTAATCATgcttatttgataaaaataaaattacaatcaATCCTCGTAAACATCAGATGACCTCTTAACCACCGTGGTTTGTCCATTTTATTTGGCAAAAACCGTCTCAAACATTGATATAATTTCCCAGTCACAACCCAACAACAGccaaaacccaaaatcaaataattaattaatgaactACTGTTACTAATCAAACGTCGAAACCTCCAAAGAAGAAGCTTTAAAAATGAGGTTCGGCAAGCAACCAAACAGAGCCATTAGTTTCCCTCGTTGTTCTGCTTTAATGGCTCCTtctatttcttctcttttcttttcccacCACACCTtcccttcttcttctccttcgaCTACAAACCATCGGTTCACCCGTGGGTGCACCCTTTCTCCACGGCCCCAAACTTTTGCTTTCTTCACAAACTCCTCTAAGAACAACAATAACATCACAACTCCTCCTTCACAAGAAAgaccttcttcttcttcttcagaaAAGAAGTCTCTTGCCGTGGCAACAGGGGAGCTTTTTTTGGGAATAGCATCAAGGTTAATAAAAAGCAGTTCTGAGAAAAGCTTTTATGAAAATTCAGGGACAAGTATCCCAGTTTTTGACAGACCCAGAAAGAGAATAAATGGGAATGAGCTTGGAAGTAGTGAAAGCAATGATAAGGAGAGAATTGGGGTAGTGATGGAAGATGAGATAGAGCCAGAGGTGATATGGGAACAAAGAGTTAAGGATATTGAAgctgagaaagaaagaagagtgGTTACAAGTCCTGGGTTTAGCTTTTCTGCTGCTGGCCTTTTGTTTCCTTATCATCTTGGTGTTGCTCAGTTTCTCATTGAAAAGGGTTACATAAAGGttccatcattttctttttctcattttacgaaattttcttgcttgattgtTCTTGGGTTGAGTTTAAATTCTGTTGATTTTGCATGTTGAAGTTTCTAATGCAATGTTCATTGGTACGGAAGTCCATTTACAAGTGTCTTTCTTTTGAGAGAAATTTGGATTGAAGAATCTTGGCTTCCTTGaggtttaatttaaatcaagtaatataaaattacCAGGTGAATTCTGTTGGCTTTGGACACATGCGGTGTCTATTTTAGAATAGAAAACTAATCTTTATTGGAAGTACAAATAGAGAACAGAGAATCTAATTGAATCACCATTCTCTTACCATTGATTCTTTTCTTAAGTCAATGAGTTTAGTAGTCCAGTTTGGATATTGAGCTATACCTGACCTACTCGACTCCAGTGATCATGAACATCCCTGTTCATGGTACAATATATCTGTTCCAACTTCCAAAGGGGAAACTGAGATGAAAAGATACAGGCAATTTGGAATGAAGGCGTCAAATTGCATTCCGCATGAAATCCAACCTTCTAGTTTTCAATAGAGTTTATGCAGATAATCAAGGGTTTTTTGGGTGTTCATGTATCTTGGGAGAGGTGTAATGTCACTGATACAGCTTTGAGATACCTGTTCTTATTAAGTATATCTTTCACTTTAGAAAGTGCTTTGGCAGTAGGGGTTTTTTGGCAAGTACTCTATGAGTTCTTGGGAACACTGGCAAACTCTTTGTATGACTCTCTGCATATTTCATCATGAATCACACTGGAGATGTTTTCCATACCTGATATTTCCCTTTCCCCTCTGATGCAGGAAACTACTCCATTGGCTGGTTCATCTGCAGGTGCCATAGTATGTGCAGTGATCGCTTCTGGAGCTAGCATGCATGAGGCCCTAAAAGCTACTAAAATCCTAGCTGATGATTGCCGGCTAAAAGGGACTGCATTTCGTCTTGGGGTATGCCTAGCACAATGACTGTACATATGGCTTAATGCACTTATTGGCCTGTTTGTGCACATTACACATGTGCTAGTACTGTTGCAACCTAACCCTACATGATATTCAtcacaaaaacttaaactaaCCTAATCTAATTTTGGCAAGCTCTGTTATTTTAGTGGCTTTATAAGTCATTAAAAACTCATAGTTTGTAGCAACAGGAATATTGTCTTCATGTTTATTTATCAGCTTCTAATTAGTCGAAGTTTGAATTAACTTgtccttttttaaaaatcaacagGCTGTTCTCCGAGATGTTCTTGACAAGTTTCTGCCTCATGATGTTCATACTAGGTCCAATGGGAGAGTTCGTGGTGAGTATTTCTCTTGTACTTGAGAATGCACAATGAGCTGGTTAGAGAAGTGCTAGCCATGGGGAGAATGGACAAATCATAGGCAAATATATTATTCGGTACTATTAGATTTTTGCTGTGGCAGGTGGTTCAAACTAGCACACTGAACTCCACCCCAAAATCATAGgctcttttcaaaaatttcaaatctatAATTAGTTATCAATATCAATACATTATACTTAAGATTCAGATGattctttaaaacaaaattagaaaTTGGATGTGCATTGATGGTTCAACATAGCAAAGTAAACTCCATCCCACAATGATAGgctcttttcaaaattttcaaatctaTAATTAGATTCAGATGATACTTTAATAGTACATCTGACAATCAAAACTTATTCGAATTATTCATTCAGATCATCATAACATTGGGATAGCCGTTTGGATCAAATTGGTATTAAGGAAAAAGTAGATAGGCTGCATTCGGAAAGTAACATGCAAAGTATTGGTCAATTATGGTGTTGAAGATGTTTGCTGAGGTCTAGATTGCATATTTTAAAGCACAGAAGTGGCTACAAAAACATTTTGAGTACAGTGAAGAAGGGGTGTTGCAATTACTTCAGTTGTCTTGGCACTAGATTCAGCAATCTGTCATTCTTTGTTGCCAAGATATGGTTGAAGGCATGATAGTTTCTCCTTTTAGCATATGAAGTTTCTTTATAAATCTATTTGCATAACATGAATTACTGATTTTGACTTGCTAATCCTCATCACTTTGAACAATTAACATTTCTTATAACCCCAACTATTATGACAGTTGCCGTAACTCAGATTCTTTGGAGGCCTAGGGGTTTACTGGTGgatcaatttgactccaaggAAGATCTCATCAATGCAGTCATTACATCTTCCTTCATTCCAGGGTAAATGGTTAATGTACAGTTCTGCACTGAGATGCTTGCTATGAAGTTATTCTAATACAATAGGTCTGTGCAGGTATCTTGCTCCTAGACCAGCAACAATGTTTCGGAATCGTCTGTGCATTGATGGGGGTTTGACATTATTTATGCCCCCAACATCTGCTGCTAAGACGGTATTTGCTTGAGatcatttaaaattgaaactgGCTCTGAAAATTCTGGGAAACTAATTGTTCCCTGACATTCTTTTTGAGAAACTTTGCAACCTGATATTGGTCCTAAACCAGGATAATTAACCCATcctaaatgattttgaatggaATTGCTAGGGTTTTAAGTGGCATTTTAATATCCTGACTTCCATCACTACAACaataatatttgtatttttaaaagttattgaaatgtttttatactGGAGATGCAGAATGAGGACTCAGTCAAATCTGTTTTAAGATCCATATATTACATTCTGTATGATTATTTTGGGACTTGAAAACAGCATTGCCTTTATACCTAATCTGCCATAAATTGTATCATGGTTTTAAGTTTTGCGGGAACAAGAGTCTTACAGAATAGCTTGAACGTTGCTGCTATGTTTTCTTGTGATCATTTCATCACATGAATAGTAAAGGCCTAGTGGATTAGACTGGCCGACATTTATACCACTGTAGAGTGTTGTTATGCTTGCTTTTTGTACTATGTTTGGTACTGGCATTAACTGCTAGAAGTAAAGTCTTTTGACAAGATTTTCAACTTTGAGAAAAGTGAAAAGTTGATCGGCCAATCTCATTACTGTGGATGGGTGCTACTATTTATTCAAGTTAACGATTACTTAGGTTAAAGAATTGTTCAGAGATATATTCAATAGCTTTTGCAATTAAGGGCTGCAGTTGAATCTGTAGTAGCTACTGCACATGGCATGAAAATTAGTGTACCATGGCGGGAAATTACATAGTCTGCTATAATGAGTTCACAAGTTTACTCCTGATGGTGATATGATGGCTGATATGGTCTTTGCAGGTCCGCGTTTGTGCTTTTCCAGCCAGTCGTTTGGGATTGCAAGGAATTGGGATTAGTCCAGACTGCAATCCTGAGAATAGGGCCACCGGAAGAGAGGTAATTAGGGCCACCGGAAGAGAGGTAATTTCATAGCTCTGCAGTGTAGAATAAATCTTTTCCCGAGTATAAGTTGCTGAAGCTTTGTTTGCCAACTACTTCAGCTTTTCAATTGGGCACTGGAGCCAGCAGATGATAATATTCTTGATTGGCTCTTTGAGCTTGGATATCTAGATGCAGCTGTGTGGGGAGAGCAGAACCCTGTTGAGGAAATTGTTACTGATGACGGTGTCGTTGAGAATGGTTCTGCAAAGTAAACACTTGCCAGGTCATTTGTGTGAATAGGATTTTAGGATTATTCTCAGCCCTCGaggttttttttctcacaTCGACCAGCCGAGGAGGgcaattgaattttatttggaTCGATATGGCTTGGCTAAAAATATAGTTATATTAGCTACTAGTATCCTAATTCATATGGTATAAAATTGTTAAACTATTGTAAGACATCATAGGCACAGCAAgtgacaaagaaaaagatcttaaaatgtaaaatttactTTGTCAGTTAATGTCAAAATTCATTCTTCCTCTTGGTGATCTCATGTTCTCTACTTCCTTTTATCTTAAGCTTTCATGAAATTCCTGTTCCATGGACATTTGATTGTACTTATTTTGAACTTTGATCCTATCAGGTTGTTCCATTGCAGTAGAATTTTTTACTCTTCTTTCCCTTTATAGACTGTTTGACTTTGCATGCTTGTTGCAGTTAAAAAGAGTCCCAaacctctttcttttctaACACGCATTTCCTTGTATGATGGCATGCACTACAGCACACAATTGCATTCAGGAAGGCAGAAAATTTGTACCTCCGACAGGGCCTGGGCCTTtgctaagaaaaataataatcaatcATCGAAATTCTCAATCATTTTGCGTCTATCTTTATTGATAGCTTTGTCATCTGCAGAAAAAAAAGGGCCTGTCAAAAGGGAAAATGGGAAAGGAATAATCTCCCAAACAGTGTCTTGGAAAGGACCATGGTTAAGGAAAACACTAATCATTTAcaaacaaaacacataattgaGAGTAATCCTAAAATCATAATCATAGATTTGAAAGTTTGAACTCAGATTTGAGTTGACAAAGTGATTCCAGGCTGAGTGGAAGACAAAAACAGCCCATCCTGCATTGCCCTTTTTTCAGCAAGTCAAAAAGCATGCTGAAAGCCCAACGAGAGAAGCATGAAACCCCATAGTCAAAGAAACTCTTAATTCCCTGCAATCAAAAGTAAACTTTGCAAAACTTTATTGCTTCGTTAAGGTTGTACCCTGAAGGCTGTTGGGTTTTCATTGTCAAAACCAAGggtatttttctttccaaggTACAACCACGAAAGCAGGGAGATTTGGTCCTTGCTGCATGCCATTACAGTTGAATATTGACTAAGAAAACAAATACAAGGGAACACCCCACCGTATCCATTAGGTCGTACAACACCATGCACGCTCATGCACCCCCTCTTTCTATATAAAGCCGTTGTTAGTATTTCCAAAGGCCAATGACCAACGATTTCCCAAATTAGTCAACTCTTCtcctccatttctttttagtACAAACCTGCCTTTTACTTCAAGTTCCAGCTATTCTAAACTAAattctctctgtctctctttCTGCCTTATCTAGGGGTTCTCAGAGGCCTTGTTGCAGAGCCAATTTGGCATTCTGTCCACCTCCATGAATGCTTCATGCATGATACCCCAGTTCAAAGTCATAGATCTTGGAGGCGGCCAGTATGTCAAACAGGCTCTGTAAATTTCTCTCTGAGAAACCCTATGAGATATTA containing:
- the LOC18607352 gene encoding probable plastid-lipid-associated protein 4, chloroplastic; the encoded protein is MALTSSPAFTVITLPKALQSSNEPITYSPLLSIFSSKSLVSSSKPNICNNLSSLENALSLKWRTRASFFSKGKDVRSLKDELFDAIAPLDRGAEATRDDQERVDQIARKLEAVNEIKEPLNSTLLNGKWELLYTTSQSLLQTKRPKFLRPNGKIFQAINLDTLRAQNLETSPFFNQATANLVPLNARRVAVKFDYFRIAGLIPVKFHGSGRGQLEITYLDEELRMSRGDRGNLFLLKMVDPFYRVPL
- the LOC18607353 gene encoding patatin-like phospholipase domain-containing protein 4 isoform X1, with amino-acid sequence MRFGKQPNRAISFPRCSALMAPSISSLFFSHHTFPSSSPSTTNHRFTRGCTLSPRPQTFAFFTNSSKNNNNITTPPSQERPSSSSSEKKSLAVATGELFLGIASRLIKSSSEKSFYENSGTSIPVFDRPRKRINGNELGSSESNDKERIGVVMEDEIEPEVIWEQRVKDIEAEKERRVVTSPGFSFSAAGLLFPYHLGVAQFLIEKGYIKETTPLAGSSAGAIVCAVIASGASMHEALKATKILADDCRLKGTAFRLGAVLRDVLDKFLPHDVHTRSNGRVRVAVTQILWRPRGLLVDQFDSKEDLINAVITSSFIPGYLAPRPATMFRNRLCIDGGLTLFMPPTSAAKTVRVCAFPASRLGLQGIGISPDCNPENRATGREVIRATGRELFNWALEPADDNILDWLFELGYLDAAVWGEQNPVEEIVTDDGVVENGSAK
- the LOC18607353 gene encoding uncharacterized protein LOC18607353 isoform X2; this encodes MRFGKQPNRAISFPRCSALMAPSISSLFFSHHTFPSSSPSTTNHRFTRGCTLSPRPQTFAFFTNSSKNNNNITTPPSQERPSSSSSEKKSLAVATGELFLGIASRLIKSSSEKSFYENSGTSIPVFDRPRKRINGNELGSSESNDKERIGVVMEDEIEPEVIWEQRVKDIEAEKERRVVTSPGFSFSAAGLLFPYHLGVAQFLIEKGYIKETTPLAGSSAGAIVCAVIASGASMHEALKATKILADDCRLKGTAFRLGAVLRDVLDKFLPHDVHTRSNGRVRVAVTQILWRPRGLLVDQFDSKEDLINAVITSSFIPGYLAPRPATMFRNRLCIDGGLTLFMPPTSAAKTVRVCAFPASRLGLQGIGISPDCNPENRATGRELFNWALEPADDNILDWLFELGYLDAAVWGEQNPVEEIVTDDGVVENGSAK